In the Diachasmimorpha longicaudata isolate KC_UGA_2023 chromosome 1, iyDiaLong2, whole genome shotgun sequence genome, one interval contains:
- the LOC135164215 gene encoding F-box/LRR-repeat protein 7 has translation MDSPYPLLISPDRTINHQLQKLSLYSPSASDSIDLGYHTLDNNPCRSSSSPSIPSPRPHQHKRYPLPVLHAGLCELEDKLLLKIFHWLSTRDRCTLAQTCRRLWEIAWEPSLWREVEIRCPQNVTTALRTIARRGCHSSIRRLIIEGSIGFTGAFTLLPFSSLTFLALRHSRKLTDINVSTILDNSVHLKELDLTGCGSITRAYCHVGPTQLQSLDLSDCHSVDDSGLVMTLSQMPHLGLLYLRRCIRITDASLVSVASYCTNLRQLSVSDCCRVTDFGVRELAARLGPSLRYFSVGKCDRVSDAGLLVVARHCYKLRYLNARGCEALSDSATIALARGCPRLRALDLGKCDVGDPTLEALSTGCPNLKKLSLCGCERVTDAGLEALAYYIRGLRQLNIGECHKVTKVGYRAVKSYCRRCVIEHTNPGFSS, from the coding sequence ATGGATAGTCCGTACCCCCTGCTCATATCCCCCGATCGTACGATCAACCACCAACTCCAgaagctctctctgtattcgcCCTCAGCCTCCGACTCGATCGACCTTGGCTACCACACCCTCGACAACAACCCTTGTAGATCATCCTCCTCCCCATCGATTCCGTCCCCCCGTCCTCACCAGCACAAGCGTTACCCCCTGCCAGTCCTCCATGCAGGCCTCTGTGAACTGGAGGACAAGCTCCTCCTGAAGATCTTCCACTGGTTGTCGACGCGAGACAGATGCACCCTGGCACAGACCTGCAGACGTCTCTGGGAGATAGCGTGGGAGCCGTCCCTCTGGCGAGAGGTAGAGATTCGTTGTCCCCAAAATGTCACAACCGCCCTGAGAACAATCGCACGACGAGGCTGTCACTCGTCGATTCGCAGGCTCATCATCGAGGGATCCATCGGCTTCACAGGCGCCTTCACCTTGCTTCCCTTTTCCAGTCTGACATTCTTAGCCCTCCGCCACTCGCGGAAGCTCACTGACATCAACGTCTCTACGATTCTGGACAACTCCGTTCACCTGAAGGAGCTGGATCTCACCGGCTGCGGGAGCATAACACGCGCCTATTGCCATGTGGGACCAACGCAACTTCAATCCCTAGACCTCAGTGACTGCCACAGCGTCGACGACTCGGGTCTCGTGATGACCCTGTCGCAGATGCCCCACCTGGGACTGCTCTACCTGAGGCGGTGTATCAGGATCACAGACGCCAGTCTTGTGTCCGTTGCCTCGTACTGCACCAATCTCCGACAACTGTCTGTCTCCGATTGCTGCAGAGTCACTGACTTCGGGGTGCGCGAGTTGGCTGCTAGGCTGGGACCCTCCTTGAGGTACTTCTCCGTGGGAAAGTGCGATAGAGTCTCGGATGCCGGGCTTCTGGTGGTGGCGAGACACTGCTACAAACTGAGGTACTTGAATGCTCGGGGCTGCGAGGCACTCAGCGATTCTGCCACCATCGCTCTTGCCAGGGGATGTCCGAGACTACGGGCGCTCGATCTAGGCAAGTGCGATGTCGGGGACCCCACCCTGGAGGCACTCTCAACCGGCTGCCCCAATCTCAAGAAGCTCTCGCTCTGCGGCTGCGAGAGAGTCACCGACGCCGGGCTCGAGGCACTCGCGTACTATATTAGAGGCCTCAGGCAACTCAACATCGGTGAGTGCCACAAGGTCACCAAGGTGGGATACAGGGCTGTCAAGAGCTACTGCAGACGATGTGTCATTGAACACACCAATCCCGGTTTCTCCAGCTGA
- the LOC135164133 gene encoding bifunctional purine biosynthesis protein ATIC: MAGNLALLSVSDKTNLLPFAKKLHEFGLTLVASGGTAKSLRDAGLPVKDVSDITGAPEMLGGRVKTLHPAVHAGILARLSDSDKADMNTQHFDYIRVVVCNLYPFVKTVSKPDVTIDDAVENIDIGGVTLLRAAGKNHARVTVICDPNDYEKVIGEMELSSGKDTSSATRQLLALKAFTHTAQYDEAISDYFRKQYSSGLSQLSLRYGMNPHQKPAQIFTTLEKLPLTVVNGSPGFINLCDALNAYQLVKELKGALNLPAATSFKHVSPAGAAVGVPLDPVQAKLCQVDDLLDQLTPLATAYARARGADRMSSFGDFVALSDTCDVPTAKIISREVSDGIIAPGYTPEALEILRKKKNGGYCVLQIDPDYVPSPLERKTLFGLTMEQPRNNAVVDNKTFSNLASNNKDLTDAGRRDLTVAMIAVKYTQSNSVCYAKDGQTIGIGAGQQSRIHCTRLAGDKADNWWLRQHPKVTGMKFKKGVKRAEISNAIDNYVNGSVGKDMDRKQWEAFYDEVPEMLKEEERVEWIRKLEGVAIGSDAFFPFRDNVDRARLSGVKYIASPAGSTNDHVVIEACNEHNIILAYTEHRSFHH, translated from the exons ATGGCTGGTAATTTAG CCCTCCTAAGTGTCTCTGACAAAACGAACCTCCTTCCCTTCGCTAAGAAGCTCCACGAATTTGGATTGACACTGGTAGCCTCAGGAGGAACAGCGAAATCGCTGAGAGATGCTGGTCTTCCAGTCAAAGATGTCTCCGATATcaccggagccccagaaatgTTGGGGGGACGAGTGAAGACCCTCCACCCAGCAGTTCACGCTG GGATCTTGGCGAGGCTTTCTGACTCCGACAAGGCAGATATGAATACCCAACACTTCGACTACATTCGTGTTGTCGTCTGCAATCTCTACCCCTTCGTCAAGACCGTTAGCAAGCCTGACGTTACAATCGATGATGCAGTCGAGAATATTGACATCGGCGGTGTGACATTATTGAGAGCTGCCGGCAAGAATCACGCTAGGGTCACCGTTATCTGTGACCCTAATGATTATGAAAAGGTCATTGGTGAAATGGAATTATCTTCTGGTAAAGATACCTCCTCAGCGACGAG ACAACTGTTGGCGTTAAAGGCTTTCACCCACACAGCGCAATACGACGAGGCTATTTCGGACTATTTCCGCAAGCAGTACAGCTCGGGACTGTCCCAACTCTCTCTCCGTTACGGTATGAATCCGCACCAGAAGCCTGCCCAAATATTCACCACCCTGGAGAAGCTGCCCCTGACCGTGGTGAACGGTTCTCCAGGGTTCATAAACCTCTGTGACGCCCTGAATGCCTACCAACTCGTGAAAGAGCTGAAAGGAGCCCTGAACCTTCCAGCAGCTACATCGTTCAAGCACGTCAGTCCTGCTGGAGCAGCTGTGGGAGTGCCTTTGGACCCAGTGCAGGCGAAGCTCTGCCAAGTGGACGATCTTCTGGATCAGCTGACGCCGCTGGCCACTGCCTATGCCCGAGCTAGAGGTGCTGACAGAATGTCCAGTTTCGGAGATTTTGTGGCACTATCTGACACCTGTGATGTTCCCACAGCTAAAATCATCTCCAGAGAAGTCTCTGACGGGATCATTGCACCTGGCTACACCCCCGAGGCTCTCGAGATTCtcaggaaaaagaaaaatggcgGCTATTGTGTTCTGCAGATCGATCCTGACTACGTTCCCTCACCACTGGAACGTAAAACACTTTTTGGACTGACGATGGAACAGCCCAGGAACAATGCAGTTGTTGACAATAAGACATTCAGCAACCTAGCCAGCAATAACAAGGATCTGACTGACGCTGGACGCAGGGATCTCACGGTAGCTATGATCGCAGTCAAGTACACGCAGAGCAACTCTGTCTGCTATGCCAAGGATGGACAAACGATTGGCATTGGAGCTGGACAGCAGTCGAGAATTCATTGCACTAGGCTCGCTGGGGACAAGGCGGACAACTGGTGGCTTAGACAGCATCCCAAAGTCACGGGAATGAAGTTCAAGAAGGGAGTTAAGAGGGCGGAGATCTCCAATGCCATTGATAATTATGTTAATGGGTCTGTGGGGAAGGACATGGACAGGAAACAGTGGGAGGCCTTCTACGACGAGGTCCCTGAGATGCTgaaggaggaggagagggTCGAGTGGATCAGGAAGCTGGAGGGTGTTGCCATTGGGAGTGATGCTTTCTTCCCGTTCAGGGATAATGTGGACAGGGCTAGACTTAGTGGAGTAAAATACATCGCGAGTCCAGCAGGGTCCACCAACGATCACGTAGTCATCGAGGCCTGCAACGAGCACAACATCATCCTGGCCTATACAGAGCACCGCTCCTTCCATCATTGA
- the LOC135164225 gene encoding methylthioribose-1-phosphate isomerase: MTLEAIKWENGKLEILDQILLPAITRYVPVRGVEDGWKVINTMQVRGAPAIAIVGCLSLAVELQNEQYPDKRTLRREIEGKLNYLVSARPTAVNIKIAAEELIELANKLGKDDSITISQMNEQFLRKIDSMLEKDIADNKAIGEFGAEEILKNIPEENLVRVMTHCNTGSLATAGYGTALGVVRSLHKNKRLEHVYCTETRPYNQGARLTAYELVYDKIPGTLICDDMVAALMKSRTISAVVVGADRVAANGDTANKIGTYQIAIIAKHHGVPFYVAAPQTSIDFRIPSGDHIPIEERPDREMTHLNDQRIAAAGVQCWNPAFDVTPASLITGIITEVGVFRPADLTKLQSMNS, encoded by the exons ATGACTCTCGAGGCAATCAAATGGGAGAATGGTAAGCTGGAGATACTCGATCAGATACTTCTGCCAGCGATAACTAGATATGTGCCGGTGAGGGGAGTCGAGGATGGCTGGAAGGTCATCAATACAATGCAG GTACGTGGAGCCCCTGCAATTGCTATTGTTGGCTGTCTCAGTCTGGCTGTTGAACTTCAGAACGAGCAGTACCCGGATAAACGGACACTGAGACGCGAGATCGAAGGGAAGCTCAATTATCTTGTGTCTGCTAGACCCACGGCTGTCAACATAAAAATAGCAGCTGAGGAACTTATCGAACTCGCCAACAAGCTGGGCAAAGACGACAGCATCACAATCAGTCAGATGAATGaaca GTTTCTCAGGAAGATTGACTCCATGCTGGAGAAGGATATCGCTGATAATAAGGCCATTGGGGAATTCGGGGCTGAGGAGATtcttaaaaatattccagagGAGAATTTAGTGAGGGTGATGACTCATTGCAATACTGGCTCATTGGCGACTGCTGGATATGGCACCGCTCTAGGAGTTGTCAGGTCACTGCACAAAAACAAAAGgcttg AGCACGTGTATTGCACTGAAACTCGACCCTACAATCAGGGAGCAAGGTTAACTGCCTACGAGCTAGTTTACGACAAAATACCAGGTACTCTCATCTGTGATGATATGGTGGCTGCCTTGATGAAGTCCAGGACTATATCAGCTGTTGTTGTAGGAGCTGATAGAGTCGCTGCTAATGGAGACACTGCCAATAAAATTGGAACATATCAA ATTGCAATTATCGCTAAACATCATGGAGTTCCATTCTACGTAGCAGCTCCGCAGACCTCAATCGACTTCAGAATTCCCAGTGGTGATCATATACCCATCGAGGAAAGGCCAGACAGGGAAATGACTCACCTGAATGACCAAAGAATCGCCGCTGCGGGGGTGCAATGCTGGAATCCAGCATTCGATGTGACACCAGCGAGCCTCATCACTGGCATCATCACTGAAGTCGGTGTCTTCAGGCCTGCAGACCTTACGAAACTTCAGTCCATGAATTCGTAA
- the LOC135164243 gene encoding sex determination protein fruitless-like, with protein MRKKNGENEKCVPWSISGFGFAGSISSRPGGLSYHDMFTVSLDAPVGTRWRCRACGIQVTNRWHHFHVHTGQRSLCPYCPATYSRVDTLRSHLRAKHRELLVAKGILQGMAVLGHRRRRQHAVIRPTMLH; from the coding sequence atgagaaaaaaaaatggagaaaatgagAAGTGCGTGCCGTGGAGCATTTCAGGCTTTGGGTTTGCAGGTTCAATTTCGAGTAGACCCGGTGGACTATCTTATCACGACATGTTCACCGTATCACTTGACGCCCCGGTGGGTACACGGTGGAGGTGCCGTGCATGCGGCATACAGGTGACCAACCGTTGGCACCACTTCCACGTTCACACTGGTCAACGATCACTGTGCCCGTATTGTCCGGCAACCTACAGCAGAGTCGACACCCTGCGTTCACACCTACGCGCTAAGCACCGGGAGTTGCTCGTCGCTAAGGGTATATTGCAGGGAATGGCTGTCCTCGGGCACAGACGACGCAGACAGCATGCCGTTATAAGGCCAACAATGTTACATTAA
- the LOC135164234 gene encoding rhomboid-related protein 4-like codes for MRPARRRQQGLEYGLYLLGMQAVNYGIDKIPPVTLAAIVGQALLYIGVIQVPWNSEDVCISAVKILKYKDWRSFFMSNFEHGSDMHLYYNMISFILKGAYLEPMYSTANFGILLGILSTGCSAMYVGLSYALTQITGDYGYFTTCAIGFSGVLFALKVIVVCEEHDRLHEIGGFRVPSKFAVWVELVMIHLLVPNASFVGHLGGILVGCLYCYTSIGTFIDSRINSITGKPIIHEEAFYRRRSVF; via the exons ATGAGACCGGCTAGGAGGAGACAGCAGGGGTTAGAGTACGGTTTGTACTTGTTGGGAATGCAAGCCGTCAATTATGGGATTGATAAAATTCCCCCGGTCACCCTCGCTGCGATTGTCGGACAA GCTCTACTTTACATCGGCGTAATCCAGGTTCCCTGGAATTCTGAGGATGTCTGCATATCAGCAGTGAAGATCTTGAAGTACAAAGACTGGAGGTCCTTTTTCATGTCCAACTTCGAGCATGGCTCGGACATGCATCTGTACTACAACATGATATCGTTTATTCTTAAGGGAGCCTATCTGGAGCCCATGTACAGCACAGCTAATTTCGGGATCCTTCTGGGGATCCTCTCCACGGGGTGTAGCGCCATGTACGTCGGCTTGTCCTACGCACTCACTCAGATCACAGGGGATTATGGGTATTTCACGACCTGTGCCATAGGATTCTCCGGAGTTCTGTTTGCCCTGAAGGTCATCGTGGTCTGCGAGGAACACGACAGGCTCCATGAAATAGGGGGATTCAGAGTCCCTAGTAAATTTGCTGTCTGGGTGGAGCTGGTCATGATCCATCTGCTCGTCCCTAATGCTTCGTTCGTGGGGCATCTTGGGGGCATTTTGGTCGGGTGTTTGTATTGTTACACCTCCATTGGGACTTTCATCGACTCCAGGATCAATTCCATTACTGGGAAAcctattattcatgaagaggCTTTCTACCGAAGAAGATCTGTATTTTGA